One window of the Chitinophaga niabensis genome contains the following:
- a CDS encoding thioredoxin family protein, which produces MKKITLLLSCLLIFAAGFAQTTSQPKLYDPAANAKEDIAAAVKKAAASGKHVFLQMGGNWCGWCIAFDKLVKSNDTLKNYLASNYEVVHVNYSQENKNEAVFASLAHPERFGFPVFVILDGKGQRIHTQNSEYLEEGKGHSSKKVLAFFKHWSPSALKPVAQK; this is translated from the coding sequence ATGAAAAAGATAACGCTCCTGCTCAGTTGCCTGCTGATATTTGCTGCGGGTTTTGCTCAAACCACCAGTCAACCCAAACTCTACGACCCTGCTGCAAATGCAAAAGAGGATATCGCCGCTGCGGTGAAAAAAGCAGCCGCCTCCGGCAAACACGTTTTCCTGCAGATGGGTGGTAACTGGTGTGGATGGTGTATTGCTTTCGATAAACTGGTTAAATCCAACGATACCCTGAAAAACTACCTGGCCAGTAACTACGAAGTAGTACACGTGAATTACAGCCAGGAGAATAAGAACGAAGCGGTATTTGCATCCCTGGCGCATCCGGAACGTTTCGGCTTTCCGGTGTTTGTGATCCTGGATGGAAAAGGCCAGCGTATTCATACCCAGAACTCCGAGTACCTGGAAGAAGGGAAGGGACATAGCAGTAAAAAAGTGCTGGCGTTCTTTAAGCATTGGTCGCCCTCGGCATTAAAACCTGTAGCGCAGAAATAA